One Ensifer adhaerens genomic region harbors:
- a CDS encoding MFS transporter: protein MLQILANRTYRHLFLAQVIALIGTGLATVALGLLAYDLAGAEAGAVLGTALAIKMIAYVGVAPIAAAFAERLPRRAMLVSLDLVRAAVALFLPFVTEIWQVYVLIFVLQSASAAFTPTFQATIPDVLPDEKEYTRALSLSRLAYDLESVASPMLAAALLTVVSFHDLFAGTVIGFLASAAFVVSVALPSPKAAERRGIYDRTTRGLRIYLSTPRLRGLLALNLAVSAAGSMVIVNTVVLVQAGFDLTQTDTAIALAAFGCGSMIAALMLPRLLDRTPDRFAMFSGATILVAGLFIGPLVPNFASLLPLWLAIGIGYSLTQTPSGRLLRRSAQPEDRPALFAAQFALSHACWLITYPLAGWLGATAGLGTTFIALGLIAIGAVAAAARLWPAPDPDEIEHTHHALAGDHPHLAGATRVGSGHRHTHVFVIDSHHPDWPAQR, encoded by the coding sequence ATGCTGCAGATCCTCGCAAACCGCACCTATCGCCACCTGTTCCTGGCGCAGGTGATCGCGCTGATCGGAACCGGCCTCGCAACCGTCGCGCTTGGCCTTCTCGCCTATGATCTGGCCGGCGCCGAAGCGGGCGCGGTGCTCGGGACGGCGCTCGCGATCAAGATGATCGCCTATGTCGGCGTGGCGCCGATCGCCGCCGCCTTCGCCGAACGGCTTCCACGCCGTGCCATGCTCGTCAGCCTCGATCTGGTGCGCGCCGCCGTCGCGCTGTTCCTGCCGTTCGTGACCGAGATCTGGCAGGTCTATGTGCTGATCTTCGTGCTGCAGTCGGCCTCGGCCGCCTTTACCCCCACCTTCCAGGCGACCATTCCCGACGTGCTGCCGGATGAAAAGGAATACACCCGCGCCCTGTCGCTCTCGCGGCTTGCCTATGATCTCGAAAGCGTCGCAAGCCCGATGCTCGCTGCGGCACTGCTTACCGTCGTCAGTTTCCATGACCTGTTTGCCGGCACGGTGATCGGCTTCCTCGCCTCGGCCGCCTTCGTCGTGTCCGTCGCGCTGCCAAGCCCGAAGGCTGCGGAACGGCGCGGTATCTACGACCGCACGACACGGGGTCTGCGCATTTATCTCTCGACGCCACGGCTGCGCGGCCTGCTCGCGCTCAATCTCGCGGTCTCGGCGGCGGGTTCGATGGTCATCGTCAACACGGTGGTGCTGGTTCAGGCCGGCTTCGACCTTACCCAGACCGACACGGCGATCGCGCTTGCCGCCTTTGGCTGCGGCTCGATGATTGCCGCGCTGATGCTGCCGCGCCTGCTCGACAGGACGCCTGACCGTTTCGCGATGTTTTCCGGGGCGACGATCCTCGTCGCCGGCCTGTTCATCGGGCCCCTCGTTCCAAATTTCGCTTCGCTGCTGCCGCTGTGGCTCGCCATCGGTATCGGCTACTCGCTGACCCAGACGCCGTCCGGCCGGTTGCTGCGCCGCTCCGCCCAGCCCGAAGACCGGCCGGCGCTCTTTGCAGCGCAGTTCGCCCTTTCGCATGCCTGCTGGCTGATCACCTATCCGCTGGCCGGCTGGCTCGGCGCTACCGCCGGGCTCGGCACGACCTTCATCGCGCTTGGCCTCATCGCCATCGGCGCTGTCGCCGCGGCCGCCCGGCTCTGGCCCGCGCCCGACCCGGACGAAATCGAACACACCCATCATGCGCTGGCGGGCGATCACCCCCATCTTGCCGGTGCGACGCGCGTCGGCAGCGGCCACCGCCACACCCATGTGTTCGTGATCGACAGCCATCACCCGGACTGGCCAGCCCAGCGGTAG
- a CDS encoding dicarboxylate/amino acid:cation symporter, with translation MSQATTQSSPKPIYASFGFQVLAAMVIGLLLGLIARNMGVDASGNANWLTVTLQTIGSIFVQLLRALVPPLVFTAIVASIANLATLQNAAKLVWQTLLWFAITSLIAVVIAIALGLIIQPGIGSAVSQEAAKAPSYSGSWLDFLKGLVPANMLGLEASTKVTDTGATTSLNFNVLQILVVSIAVGAAALKVGDAAKPFLAFNQSLLAIVRKVLWWVIRLTPIGTIGLLGRAVAQYGWETLAQLGWYTAAVYIGLAIVLFVVYPALLVGHGLRPSRFFAGAWPAIQLAFVSRSSVGTLPVTETVTEKSLGVPREYAAFAVPLGATTKMDGCAAIYPAISAIFIAQFFGLPLGIQEYVLIVFVSVLGSAATAGLTGATVMLTLTLSTLGLPLEGVGLLLAIDPILDMGRTAVNVAGQALVPTIVAKREGILDETVYNGDKVLDDLEPLGAAARAA, from the coding sequence GTGTCCCAAGCAACCACCCAATCCTCACCAAAGCCGATCTATGCTTCCTTCGGGTTCCAAGTCCTGGCGGCCATGGTCATCGGCCTGCTGCTCGGCCTCATCGCCCGCAATATGGGCGTCGATGCCAGCGGCAATGCCAACTGGCTGACGGTCACCCTGCAGACGATCGGCTCGATCTTCGTCCAGCTTCTGCGTGCGCTCGTACCGCCGCTCGTCTTTACCGCCATCGTCGCCTCGATCGCCAACCTGGCGACGCTGCAGAATGCCGCCAAGCTCGTGTGGCAGACGCTGCTCTGGTTCGCGATCACCTCTCTCATCGCCGTCGTCATCGCCATCGCACTCGGCCTGATCATTCAGCCGGGCATCGGTTCGGCCGTTTCGCAGGAAGCTGCCAAGGCCCCCTCCTATTCCGGCTCGTGGCTCGATTTCCTGAAGGGCCTCGTGCCCGCCAACATGCTCGGCCTTGAAGCCAGCACCAAGGTCACCGACACGGGTGCCACCACCTCGCTCAATTTCAACGTGCTGCAGATCCTCGTCGTTTCGATCGCCGTCGGCGCCGCGGCGCTGAAGGTGGGCGATGCTGCCAAGCCGTTCCTCGCCTTCAACCAGTCGCTTCTCGCGATTGTGCGCAAGGTCCTCTGGTGGGTTATCCGGCTGACGCCGATCGGCACGATCGGCCTGCTCGGTCGCGCCGTTGCCCAGTACGGCTGGGAAACGCTGGCGCAGCTCGGCTGGTACACCGCTGCCGTCTATATCGGCCTTGCGATCGTGCTCTTTGTCGTCTACCCGGCGCTGCTCGTCGGCCACGGCCTGAGGCCCTCGCGCTTCTTTGCCGGCGCCTGGCCGGCGATCCAGCTCGCCTTCGTTTCACGCTCCTCCGTCGGCACCCTGCCCGTTACCGAAACAGTGACCGAAAAGAGCCTCGGCGTGCCGCGCGAATATGCCGCCTTCGCCGTGCCGCTCGGCGCCACCACCAAGATGGACGGCTGCGCCGCGATCTACCCGGCCATCTCGGCGATCTTCATCGCGCAGTTCTTCGGCCTGCCGCTCGGCATCCAGGAATATGTGCTGATCGTCTTCGTCTCGGTGCTCGGCTCTGCCGCAACCGCCGGCCTCACCGGCGCGACTGTCATGCTGACGCTGACGCTTTCGACGCTCGGCCTGCCGCTCGAAGGGGTCGGCCTGCTGCTCGCCATCGACCCGATCCTCGACATGGGCCGCACGGCGGTTAACGTCGCCGGTCAGGCGCTCGTGCCGACGATCGTCGCCAAGCGCGAAGGCATTCTCGACGAGACCGTCTACAACGGCGACAAGGTGCTCGACGACCTGGAACCGCTTGGCGCCGCTGCACGCGCTGCCTGA
- a CDS encoding ABC transporter permease yields MSYETINPSLAAGFATARREALAKSSTSPAAHSRPNSVPRWRRLLGAIVARYGLVLTFLAFWQVASTVGWVNAAVFPPLDVILSALWDGIAGGALLDDIAISLQRSGIAFAAAVAVGIPLGLFMGQVRLVEQALDPVLQLFRQTSALALYPVFILLLGLGETSKVFVIFWATLFPILLSTIGGVKEVDRKLIEMARTYGAGSLAVFRRVVLPASVPAIFVGLRLSATTALLLLIAAEMIGANKGIGFQVMNAQYNFQIPLMFASILLLALLGLAANALLVLIQRNLCRWSAPNA; encoded by the coding sequence ATGTCCTATGAAACCATCAACCCCTCGCTTGCGGCAGGCTTTGCAACGGCGCGCCGTGAGGCTCTTGCCAAGAGTTCCACTTCGCCCGCCGCGCATTCCCGGCCGAACTCCGTGCCGCGCTGGCGCCGCCTGCTCGGCGCAATCGTCGCCCGCTACGGCCTCGTGCTTACGTTTCTGGCCTTCTGGCAGGTTGCAAGCACCGTGGGCTGGGTCAACGCGGCGGTGTTTCCGCCGCTCGACGTGATCCTGTCGGCCCTTTGGGACGGCATCGCCGGCGGCGCGCTGCTCGACGACATCGCCATCAGCCTGCAGCGGTCGGGCATTGCCTTTGCAGCCGCCGTCGCGGTGGGAATCCCGCTCGGGCTGTTCATGGGCCAGGTCCGGCTTGTCGAACAGGCACTCGACCCCGTCCTTCAGCTTTTCCGCCAGACCTCGGCCCTGGCGCTCTACCCGGTCTTCATTCTGCTGCTCGGTCTCGGCGAAACGTCGAAGGTCTTCGTGATCTTCTGGGCGACGCTCTTTCCGATCCTCCTGTCGACGATCGGTGGGGTCAAGGAGGTCGACAGGAAGCTGATCGAGATGGCTCGCACCTACGGCGCCGGCTCGCTCGCCGTCTTCCGCCGCGTGGTTCTGCCGGCCTCCGTGCCTGCGATCTTCGTCGGCCTCAGGCTCTCGGCCACGACCGCGTTGCTGCTTCTGATCGCTGCCGAAATGATCGGAGCGAACAAGGGCATCGGCTTCCAGGTGATGAACGCCCAATACAACTTCCAGATCCCGCTGATGTTTGCATCGATCCTGCTGCTTGCCCTGCTCGGTCTCGCCGCCAATGCGCTGCTCGTTCTCATCCAACGCAATCTCTGCCGCTGGTCTGCGCCGAACGCCTGA
- a CDS encoding SRPBCC family protein translates to MSSTNFHLVTEWTIASQLEDVWRELSTPERWPEWWPSVKQVTLLNEGDEHGVGAVRRMRWSTALPYELVFDMETTKVEPPLFIEGRALGELDGIGRWTLQGEGSACRVRYDWIVTVTKPWMVRLSFILRPVFRWNHGVVMERGRRGLSKRLA, encoded by the coding sequence ATGTCGTCGACCAACTTTCATCTCGTCACCGAATGGACGATCGCCTCCCAGCTTGAAGACGTGTGGCGTGAACTCAGCACGCCGGAACGCTGGCCCGAGTGGTGGCCATCGGTGAAGCAGGTTACGCTGCTAAACGAGGGGGACGAACATGGTGTCGGCGCCGTCAGGCGCATGCGCTGGTCGACGGCACTCCCCTACGAACTGGTCTTCGACATGGAGACCACCAAAGTCGAGCCGCCTCTCTTCATCGAAGGCCGGGCCTTGGGCGAACTCGACGGCATCGGCCGCTGGACCCTGCAAGGCGAAGGCAGCGCTTGCCGCGTTCGCTATGACTGGATCGTGACAGTCACGAAGCCCTGGATGGTCCGTCTTTCCTTTATCCTCAGACCCGTCTTTCGCTGGAACCACGGGGTGGTGATGGAGCGCGGCCGCCGCGGCCTCTCGAAGAGGCTGGCCTAA
- a CDS encoding LLM class flavin-dependent oxidoreductase, which translates to MTRKIRLGAFLPGGGQHIAAWRHPDQPADGATSFEFHKQLALTAERGLFDAYFLADGLAIGFGGAREGGNARVAGFEPVTLFSALAPLTTHLGFIATSSTTYEEPYTTARKFASLDLISGGRAGWNVVTTTGDPTAQNFNRDTQLPHAERYRRAAEHVDVVKKLWDSFEDDTFIRDKQTGVFFDPAKLHDTDHRGEHFKVRGPLNISRSPQGHPVIVQAGQSDDGRGLAAATAEVIFTAHQHIETAQEFYRDIKARARGLGRNPDHILVMPGVSPFVGRTEAEAREKYERLTSLIVEEDGIGLLNGLTGGTLDLRGYDLDGPLPPAPPTEGMKSRQALIRQIADENNFTIRQLYQWIASARGHYTIVGTAGQIADTLQEWFENEAADGFNILPPWFPTALDDFVELVIPELQRRGLFRTAYEGKTLRENLGLPVPVNRWTAARSAVQAAE; encoded by the coding sequence ATGACACGCAAGATCCGGCTTGGAGCCTTTCTTCCCGGCGGCGGGCAGCATATTGCCGCCTGGCGCCATCCCGACCAGCCAGCCGACGGGGCGACCAGTTTCGAGTTTCACAAGCAGCTGGCGCTGACCGCCGAACGTGGTCTGTTCGATGCCTACTTTCTTGCCGACGGGCTAGCGATCGGCTTCGGTGGCGCGCGAGAGGGCGGCAATGCCCGTGTTGCCGGCTTCGAACCGGTGACCCTGTTTTCGGCGCTGGCGCCACTCACCACCCATCTCGGTTTCATAGCCACCTCGTCGACGACCTATGAGGAACCCTATACGACAGCGCGCAAGTTCGCGTCGCTCGACCTCATTTCCGGCGGTCGCGCCGGATGGAACGTGGTGACGACCACGGGTGATCCGACCGCCCAGAATTTCAACCGCGACACGCAGCTTCCGCATGCCGAGCGTTACCGGCGCGCCGCCGAGCATGTCGATGTGGTCAAGAAGCTCTGGGACAGTTTCGAGGACGATACCTTCATCCGCGACAAGCAAACGGGCGTCTTTTTCGATCCGGCGAAGCTGCACGACACGGATCACCGCGGCGAGCATTTCAAGGTCCGCGGCCCGCTCAACATTTCGCGCTCGCCGCAGGGACATCCCGTCATCGTGCAGGCCGGCCAGTCCGATGATGGCAGGGGCCTTGCCGCCGCCACTGCGGAGGTGATCTTCACGGCGCACCAGCACATCGAAACGGCGCAGGAATTCTATCGCGATATCAAGGCCCGCGCCCGGGGCCTGGGCCGCAACCCGGACCACATCCTGGTCATGCCCGGTGTCTCGCCCTTCGTCGGCCGTACGGAAGCCGAGGCGCGGGAGAAATACGAACGGCTGACCTCGCTCATCGTCGAGGAGGACGGCATCGGCCTGCTCAACGGCCTGACCGGCGGAACGCTCGATCTCCGTGGTTACGACCTCGACGGGCCGCTGCCGCCGGCGCCGCCGACCGAGGGCATGAAGAGCCGCCAGGCGCTGATCCGCCAGATCGCCGACGAGAACAACTTCACCATTCGCCAGCTCTACCAATGGATCGCGTCGGCGCGCGGCCACTACACGATTGTCGGTACGGCGGGGCAGATCGCCGATACCCTGCAGGAATGGTTCGAGAACGAAGCCGCCGATGGCTTCAACATCCTGCCGCCATGGTTCCCGACGGCGCTCGACGACTTCGTCGAGCTGGTGATCCCGGAATTGCAGCGTCGCGGCCTGTTCCGCACTGCCTACGAGGGCAAGACGCTGCGCGAAAACCTCGGCCTGCCCGTTCCCGTCAACCGCTGGACTGCTGCCCGGTCGGCCGTTCAGGCAGCAGAGTGA
- a CDS encoding metal-sensing transcriptional repressor, whose product MSEHRHDTHPEIVKRLKRAEGHLKSVITMIEGGRSCLDIAQQLHAVEKAISQAKRTLIQDHLDHCLEDTIGALPHEQRHSIDEFKAITKYL is encoded by the coding sequence ATGAGCGAGCACAGACACGACACCCATCCCGAGATCGTCAAGCGGCTGAAACGCGCGGAGGGGCACCTGAAGAGCGTCATCACCATGATCGAAGGCGGCCGCTCCTGCCTCGACATCGCCCAGCAGCTCCACGCAGTGGAGAAGGCGATCAGCCAGGCGAAGCGAACCCTGATCCAGGATCACCTGGACCATTGCCTTGAAGACACGATCGGGGCGCTTCCGCACGAGCAGCGCCACTCCATCGACGAGTTCAAGGCGATCACGAAATACCTCTGA
- a CDS encoding efflux RND transporter permease subunit, translating to MIDFFIHRPIFASAIAIIMTLAGGICYFLLPISQFPDVTPPQIVVAANYPGASAQVVADTVTTPLEQQINGVPGMLYMTSTSSNDGSSRIIISFEVGYPIDVAALDVQNRVSQAASSLPALVNQTGVTIAKQIPNFTVLVSLDSPDNSVDFAAVSNYAYLQILDPLKRLPGVGDVQLFGERRYSMRVWLDPDRMANLGITAVDVQNVIAEQNIQVAGGKIGQSPAPAGTPFEMQINALGRLSDPSQFGDIVLRADQTTGATTRLRDVARIELGALLYSSSVTFNGKESVVLAVFQAPGSNALDLQARVQAKMDELSQRFPAGIAYHMFYDTTRFVSAAMKDVVFTLLEALALVVFVVFIFLQNLRTTIIPTIAIPVSLIATLVVMYLFGFSLNMLSLLGMVLAIGLVVDDAIVVVENVERQLEAGLPPLEATKKAMQEVTGPIIATTAVLLAVFIPVAFIPGVAGSLYNQFALTVAISVAFSAFNSLTLSPALSAAFLRYRGEPRFALFRWFNSGFHALSHGYARSVAGLVRWRWALFAVFLAAIASTYALWQRIPSTFLPVEDQGYFFVVIQLPDGASLERTEAVARRSEEILRGTAGVDFVGSVVGFNFLSFAAQSNSAVQFAVLKPWDERPPEQGASALREEVMPQLLQIPDALVLAFDPPSIQGLGATGGFEFQVEDLAGRSAEALNDATQALIAEARKQPEINPYQLFTTFSTSSPQFDYDLDRDKAKLLGLSLPDIFSTLQIYFGSLYVNDFNIFGRTFRVTLQADQGARASATDLSRLYVRNTEGEMVPLNTLGTFKPTVGPETITHYNNYPSALINGAAAPGFSSSQAVAAMERVAKTTLPRDYTFEWTGITYQEIRAGSIAALVFALALVFCFLILAAQYESWSMPFMVLLSVPLALLGALSALWLRGMQIDVYSQIGFVMLVGLAAKNAILIVEFARRRREEGLDVVAAAAEAARLRLRPILMTAFAFILGVLPLMYARGAGAASRQSIGTTVFGGMLAATILTLIFVPVFYAVIEKWREGTSSRPIGQRHEPEAAE from the coding sequence ATGATTGACTTCTTCATCCACCGGCCGATCTTCGCATCGGCGATCGCCATCATCATGACGCTCGCCGGCGGCATCTGCTATTTCCTGCTGCCGATTTCGCAGTTTCCCGACGTCACGCCGCCGCAGATCGTCGTTGCCGCCAACTATCCGGGCGCCAGCGCCCAGGTGGTCGCCGACACGGTGACGACGCCGCTCGAACAGCAGATCAACGGCGTGCCCGGCATGCTCTACATGACCTCGACCAGCTCGAACGACGGCTCGTCGCGCATCATCATTTCCTTCGAGGTCGGCTATCCGATCGACGTCGCCGCGCTCGACGTGCAGAACCGCGTCTCGCAGGCCGCCTCCTCGCTTCCGGCCCTCGTCAACCAGACCGGCGTGACCATCGCCAAGCAGATCCCGAACTTCACCGTGCTCGTCAGCCTGGATTCGCCTGACAATTCGGTCGATTTCGCCGCGGTCAGCAACTACGCCTACCTGCAGATCCTCGATCCACTCAAACGCCTGCCGGGCGTTGGCGACGTCCAGCTTTTCGGCGAGCGCCGCTATTCGATGCGCGTCTGGCTCGATCCGGATCGCATGGCCAATCTCGGCATTACCGCCGTCGACGTCCAGAACGTCATTGCCGAGCAGAACATCCAGGTCGCCGGCGGCAAGATCGGGCAATCGCCGGCACCGGCCGGCACGCCCTTCGAGATGCAGATCAACGCGCTCGGACGCTTGAGCGACCCGTCCCAGTTCGGCGACATCGTGCTGCGCGCCGACCAGACGACGGGGGCAACGACGCGGCTGCGCGATGTGGCGCGCATCGAGCTCGGCGCGCTGCTCTATTCCTCGTCGGTCACCTTCAACGGCAAGGAAAGCGTCGTGCTTGCCGTCTTCCAGGCACCGGGCTCCAACGCGCTCGACCTGCAGGCCCGCGTGCAGGCGAAGATGGACGAGCTGTCGCAGCGCTTCCCCGCGGGCATCGCCTACCACATGTTCTACGACACCACGCGTTTCGTCTCGGCGGCGATGAAGGATGTCGTGTTCACGCTGCTCGAGGCGCTCGCCCTCGTCGTCTTCGTCGTCTTCATCTTCCTGCAAAACCTGCGCACGACGATCATCCCTACGATCGCCATTCCGGTTTCGTTGATCGCGACGCTGGTCGTCATGTATCTCTTCGGCTTCTCGCTCAACATGCTGAGCCTGCTCGGCATGGTGCTTGCCATCGGGCTTGTGGTCGACGACGCGATCGTCGTCGTCGAGAACGTCGAACGCCAGCTGGAGGCCGGGCTGCCGCCGCTCGAGGCCACCAAAAAGGCGATGCAGGAGGTGACCGGCCCGATCATCGCGACGACCGCGGTGCTGCTGGCCGTCTTCATCCCCGTCGCCTTCATTCCGGGCGTCGCCGGCAGCCTCTACAACCAGTTTGCGCTGACGGTCGCAATCTCCGTCGCTTTTTCCGCCTTCAACTCGCTGACCCTCAGTCCGGCGCTGAGCGCCGCGTTCCTGCGCTATCGCGGCGAGCCGCGTTTTGCCCTCTTCCGCTGGTTCAACAGCGGTTTTCACGCCCTGTCGCACGGTTATGCGCGCAGCGTCGCCGGGCTCGTGCGCTGGCGCTGGGCGCTGTTTGCCGTCTTCCTCGCCGCGATCGCCTCGACCTATGCGCTATGGCAGCGCATCCCCTCGACCTTCCTGCCGGTCGAGGACCAGGGCTATTTCTTCGTCGTCATCCAGTTGCCCGATGGTGCCTCGCTCGAACGCACCGAGGCGGTCGCGCGGCGATCCGAAGAGATCCTGCGCGGCACCGCCGGCGTCGATTTCGTCGGTTCGGTCGTCGGCTTCAACTTCCTGTCCTTCGCCGCCCAGTCAAACTCGGCCGTGCAATTCGCCGTATTGAAGCCATGGGACGAGCGGCCGCCCGAACAAGGCGCCTCGGCGCTGCGTGAAGAGGTGATGCCGCAACTGCTGCAGATCCCGGACGCGCTGGTGCTCGCCTTCGACCCGCCGTCGATCCAGGGGCTGGGTGCTACCGGTGGCTTCGAGTTCCAGGTGGAGGACCTTGCCGGCCGCAGCGCCGAGGCGCTGAACGACGCGACGCAGGCGCTGATCGCTGAGGCGCGCAAGCAGCCGGAAATCAATCCCTACCAGCTGTTCACCACCTTCAGCACCTCGAGCCCACAGTTCGACTATGACCTCGACCGCGACAAGGCGAAGCTGCTGGGCCTGAGCCTGCCGGATATCTTCAGCACACTGCAGATCTATTTCGGCTCGCTCTATGTCAACGACTTCAACATCTTCGGCCGCACCTTCCGCGTGACGCTGCAGGCCGATCAAGGCGCACGCGCCTCGGCCACCGATCTCTCTCGTCTCTACGTGCGCAACACTGAGGGGGAAATGGTGCCGCTCAATACGCTAGGAACCTTCAAGCCGACGGTCGGCCCGGAGACCATCACCCACTACAACAATTACCCCTCGGCGCTGATCAACGGTGCGGCAGCACCCGGCTTCAGCTCGAGCCAGGCGGTGGCGGCGATGGAGCGGGTGGCAAAAACGACGCTGCCCAGGGACTACACATTCGAGTGGACCGGCATTACTTATCAGGAGATCCGGGCAGGCTCGATCGCCGCGCTCGTCTTTGCGCTCGCCCTCGTCTTCTGCTTCCTGATCCTGGCCGCCCAGTATGAAAGCTGGTCGATGCCTTTCATGGTGCTGCTGTCAGTGCCGCTCGCGCTTTTGGGCGCGCTTTCGGCGCTCTGGCTGCGCGGTATGCAGATCGACGTCTATTCGCAGATCGGTTTCGTGATGCTGGTCGGACTTGCCGCCAAGAACGCCATCCTGATCGTCGAGTTCGCAAGACGCCGACGCGAGGAAGGGCTCGACGTCGTCGCAGCCGCCGCGGAAGCGGCGCGTCTCCGGCTGCGGCCGATCCTGATGACGGCCTTCGCCTTCATCCTCGGCGTGCTGCCGCTGATGTATGCCAGGGGCGCAGGTGCTGCCAGCCGCCAGTCAATCGGCACCACCGTCTTCGGCGGCATGCTGGCGGCGACGATCCTCACACTCATTTTCGTCCCGGTCTTCTACGCGGTCATCGAAAAATGGCGCGAGGGCACGTCCTCGCGGCCGATCGGCCAGCGTCACGAGCCGGAGGCGGCGGAATAG
- a CDS encoding TetR/AcrR family transcriptional regulator: MTTDFCKPSRRSPRDRIVEAARDLFRRRGIRGTGVDAIADAAESNKMTLYRHFSSKDELIVECLRHAGMEMDGFWRELEDQHPGDGIGQLRAWVRRIAEHLGEDKCQCEMMSAAVQLTDEDHPGREVIRLFKDAQRDRVVELCRRAGIADAELLGDTLLLLIDGARAAQQSSGAEGPSARFAEIADAAILSFAGNSTASK; this comes from the coding sequence ATGACAACGGATTTCTGCAAACCATCCCGTCGTTCGCCGCGCGATCGCATCGTCGAGGCTGCGCGTGATCTCTTTCGCCGCCGCGGCATTCGCGGAACCGGCGTCGATGCGATTGCCGATGCTGCCGAGAGCAACAAGATGACGCTCTACCGCCACTTCAGTTCGAAGGACGAGCTGATCGTCGAATGCCTGCGCCATGCGGGAATGGAGATGGATGGCTTCTGGCGCGAACTGGAAGACCAGCACCCGGGCGACGGTATCGGTCAGCTCAGGGCCTGGGTCCGGCGTATCGCCGAGCACCTCGGCGAGGACAAGTGCCAATGCGAAATGATGAGCGCCGCCGTGCAGCTGACCGATGAGGATCACCCTGGCCGCGAGGTGATCCGCCTCTTCAAGGATGCGCAGCGCGACCGGGTCGTCGAGCTGTGCCGCCGGGCCGGCATCGCCGACGCAGAGCTGCTCGGCGACACGCTGCTGCTGCTGATCGATGGCGCGCGCGCCGCGCAGCAGAGCAGCGGCGCCGAAGGGCCAAGTGCTCGTTTCGCCGAGATCGCCGATGCGGCGATCCTGTCTTTTGCCGGCAACAGCACCGCCTCCAAGTAG
- a CDS encoding efflux RND transporter periplasmic adaptor subunit produces the protein MRGSRLVLAAAVVVAALAAAYHYKNGGFELKGGDAGAAVGPPQQAMPVPVASVVKKTIPIYLDYSARTEAIRNVTLRAKITGYIESQAVPDGSDVKEGDLLYRIDPRDYRAALDQAKAQVERDQASLAYLRSNLNRGNELATTGYLDKDSFDQRQSAVHQAEAALEMSRAAVRTAEINFDYTEIHAPFAGRLGRDQAPEGTLVSNTAGTPLNNLVQLSPIYVSFNPSETELADIQKARAKGKVQAEVLLPGDKEPRYRGDLTFINNTVEGNTGTVVARVTIDNTDLSLLPGQYVRVRLKIRDEPNVLMVPETALGSSQLGKYIYVVGKGETVEQRLVTLGPTSGDLIGLTSGVAEGDQVIAGNLQKIFPGAPVKPMPAEQAQK, from the coding sequence ATGCGTGGTTCGAGACTGGTCCTTGCCGCAGCGGTCGTGGTCGCCGCCCTTGCTGCGGCCTATCATTACAAGAACGGCGGATTCGAGCTGAAGGGCGGCGACGCCGGCGCGGCGGTGGGGCCGCCGCAACAGGCCATGCCCGTGCCGGTCGCCTCGGTCGTCAAGAAAACCATTCCGATCTATCTCGACTATTCGGCCCGCACCGAAGCGATCCGCAACGTGACGCTCCGCGCCAAGATCACGGGCTATATCGAGTCGCAGGCGGTGCCCGACGGTTCGGATGTGAAGGAAGGTGATCTGCTCTATCGGATCGACCCGCGCGATTATCGGGCAGCGCTCGATCAGGCAAAGGCCCAGGTCGAGCGCGACCAGGCGTCGCTCGCCTATCTCCGCTCCAATCTCAACCGCGGCAATGAACTGGCCACGACGGGTTACCTCGACAAGGACAGCTTCGATCAGCGCCAGAGTGCTGTGCACCAGGCCGAAGCGGCACTGGAGATGTCGCGGGCGGCGGTGCGCACCGCCGAGATCAATTTCGACTACACCGAAATCCACGCGCCCTTTGCCGGCCGGCTCGGCCGCGACCAGGCGCCGGAGGGAACGCTTGTCAGCAACACCGCCGGGACACCGCTCAACAACCTCGTGCAGCTTTCGCCGATCTATGTTTCCTTCAACCCGAGCGAAACAGAACTCGCCGACATCCAGAAGGCCCGGGCGAAGGGGAAAGTGCAGGCGGAAGTGCTTTTGCCTGGCGACAAGGAACCGCGCTATCGCGGCGACCTCACCTTCATCAACAACACGGTCGAGGGAAATACCGGAACGGTGGTGGCGCGCGTGACGATCGACAATACTGATCTTTCCCTGCTGCCCGGCCAATATGTCCGCGTCCGGCTGAAGATCCGCGACGAGCCGAACGTGCTGATGGTGCCGGAAACGGCGCTCGGCTCGAGCCAGCTCGGCAAATACATCTATGTCGTCGGCAAGGGTGAAACGGTCGAACAAAGGCTGGTCACTCTTGGCCCGACGAGCGGTGATCTCATCGGCCTGACCTCAGGCGTTGCGGAAGGCGACCAGGTGATCGCGGGAAACCTGCAGAAAATCTTCCCGGGCGCACCGGTCAAACCGATGCCGGCCGAGCAGGCGCAGAAATAG